The following proteins come from a genomic window of Edaphobacter sp. 4G125:
- a CDS encoding UDP-N-acetylmuramoyl-L-alanyl-D-glutamate--2,6-diaminopimelate ligase — MNWKDVLHEVETISSAVLEAAVHGVQYDSRRVHPGDLFVAMRGGTADGNRFIDVAIAQGAKAVLTDSQEAYDKLRRDHVNVGAGLVEHGRRALAEASSAIFGHPQQHLALSGVTGTNGKTTTAFLLEAMLKNVGRSCVLIGTIETHIAGEVRESPHTTPESRDVLELFAEGIRAGATEAVMEMSSHALEQERVWGLPVDVAIFTNLTQDHLDFHGTMERYFAAKARLFEGVGAPPPRVAVVNIDDPYGSRLAESLERSQLVRYGLDPEADFRAEDVQIRAGETRFVLRTPAGSIPMQSSLTGRVNVYNLLAASAAAWARGLTLEEIARAASAGTQVPGRFEVVPSSNGVAVVVDYAHTDDALRNLIALARELVRDHNGRVITLFGCGGDRDRTKRPRMGRAAGEGSDLVVLTSDNPRSEDPEAIIAEALVGVKETGTECIVEEDRAAAIAKAVHAAREGDIVLIAGKGHEKVQMLKNGAIPFDDAAIAARVLKEIG; from the coding sequence ATGAACTGGAAGGATGTCCTGCACGAAGTCGAGACGATAAGCTCCGCAGTGCTGGAGGCTGCCGTTCATGGTGTCCAGTACGATTCGCGCCGGGTGCATCCGGGCGACCTTTTCGTTGCCATGCGTGGTGGCACTGCGGATGGAAACCGATTCATCGATGTTGCGATCGCTCAGGGCGCGAAGGCAGTTCTGACCGATTCTCAAGAAGCTTACGATAAGCTTCGACGCGATCATGTGAACGTAGGTGCTGGGTTGGTCGAACACGGGCGCCGCGCTTTGGCTGAGGCGAGTTCGGCAATCTTTGGCCATCCGCAGCAGCATCTTGCACTGAGCGGAGTCACAGGGACAAACGGAAAAACTACGACGGCCTTTCTGCTCGAAGCGATGCTGAAAAACGTAGGTCGAAGCTGTGTATTGATTGGCACCATTGAGACCCATATCGCTGGAGAGGTGCGTGAGTCCCCGCATACTACGCCTGAGTCACGCGATGTACTGGAGCTGTTTGCCGAGGGAATTAGGGCTGGTGCAACGGAAGCGGTGATGGAGATGTCCAGTCATGCACTGGAACAGGAACGTGTCTGGGGTTTGCCGGTTGACGTGGCGATCTTCACCAATCTGACGCAGGACCATCTGGATTTCCACGGAACGATGGAGCGTTACTTCGCCGCGAAAGCACGCCTGTTTGAAGGAGTTGGCGCACCACCTCCGCGCGTCGCCGTGGTGAATATCGATGATCCTTACGGCTCAAGGCTCGCAGAGAGCCTCGAGCGTTCGCAATTGGTGCGGTATGGATTAGACCCGGAGGCCGATTTTCGTGCAGAGGACGTACAGATTCGTGCGGGAGAAACGAGGTTTGTGCTGAGGACTCCCGCTGGCTCGATTCCGATGCAATCTTCCTTGACCGGACGGGTGAATGTCTACAACCTGCTGGCTGCTTCTGCAGCGGCATGGGCGCGTGGACTCACACTGGAGGAGATCGCCCGTGCAGCTTCCGCAGGCACGCAGGTTCCCGGTCGGTTTGAGGTCGTTCCTTCCAGCAATGGAGTGGCCGTTGTGGTCGACTATGCGCATACCGACGACGCTCTGCGCAATCTGATTGCGCTGGCTCGGGAGTTGGTGCGAGACCACAACGGGCGCGTCATTACTCTCTTCGGCTGTGGTGGCGATCGAGACCGCACCAAACGACCTCGCATGGGGAGAGCAGCAGGCGAGGGAAGCGATCTCGTTGTTCTTACCAGTGACAATCCTCGCAGCGAAGATCCTGAGGCGATCATTGCCGAGGCGCTCGTTGGAGTAAAGGAGACTGGGACGGAATGCATCGTCGAGGAAGATCGCGCAGCTGCGATCGCAAAAGCAGTCCACGCTGCACGTGAGGGAGACATTGTGTTGATTGCGGGCAAAGGGCACGAGAAGGTACAGATGTTGAAGAACGGCGCAATTCCGTTTGATGATGCAGCAATCGCCGCTCGCGTGTTGAAGGAGATTGGATGA
- a CDS encoding UDP-N-acetylmuramoyl-tripeptide--D-alanyl-D-alanine ligase has product MKLTLGQIADWIHAEGDFDTSAEALGYAIDSRTIGAGELFFAVKGERFDGHDFVASALADGAVAAVVSNGWLVPAEVDETKLLRVAADCEDCVLNALQRLAHAVRKDWGGRVIGVTGSAGKTTTKEAVAQVLSARFHVLKSAGNLNNAFGVPLQLLRLEREHEVAVIEMGMNHAGEIAALAKIAEPNWAVVSNVAPVHIEFFPDGLAGIARAKYELVESLPPDGIAILNADDPNVKEFGRGMGNRAIFYGLSQTAQVRAEKIEVAGIEGVRFEAVVHGERAVVRLRLLGRHNVLNALAAIAAGVQSGIPLGECAAAIAELHPADKRGEILSWHGATLINDSYNSNPRALDAMVDALMAMPAERHIVIAGEMLELGSESESLHRACGTRMAERGVSKVLGIRGAAAALVGGTVEAGGDATFLATPEEAGTWMRSNLRAGDAVLLKASRGVRLEKALAELGD; this is encoded by the coding sequence ATGAAGTTGACGTTAGGCCAGATTGCTGACTGGATTCATGCCGAGGGTGATTTCGATACCTCCGCCGAAGCTCTGGGATATGCCATCGACTCGCGGACCATCGGTGCTGGCGAGCTTTTCTTTGCCGTAAAAGGCGAACGGTTTGATGGCCACGACTTCGTCGCTTCTGCGCTCGCTGACGGAGCAGTCGCGGCCGTTGTAAGCAATGGATGGCTAGTCCCGGCAGAGGTCGACGAAACAAAGCTGCTGCGTGTGGCTGCTGACTGCGAAGACTGCGTACTGAATGCCTTGCAGCGGCTAGCCCATGCTGTGCGCAAAGATTGGGGCGGCCGTGTTATTGGTGTCACCGGTTCTGCTGGAAAGACCACTACGAAGGAAGCGGTCGCCCAGGTGCTCAGTGCGCGCTTTCATGTGCTGAAGTCGGCCGGGAATCTGAATAATGCCTTTGGCGTGCCGTTGCAGCTGTTGCGACTTGAGCGGGAGCATGAGGTCGCCGTGATTGAGATGGGGATGAATCATGCGGGTGAGATCGCGGCACTCGCGAAGATTGCTGAACCCAATTGGGCCGTGGTTTCCAATGTCGCTCCTGTCCACATTGAATTTTTCCCTGATGGCCTCGCTGGAATTGCTCGGGCAAAGTACGAGCTGGTTGAATCGCTTCCTCCCGACGGTATCGCCATCCTGAATGCCGATGATCCCAACGTGAAGGAGTTTGGTCGTGGCATGGGGAATCGCGCCATCTTCTACGGTCTCAGCCAAACCGCGCAGGTTCGTGCCGAGAAGATCGAAGTAGCAGGCATAGAAGGAGTGCGTTTTGAGGCTGTCGTCCACGGCGAGCGGGCTGTAGTACGGCTTCGCCTTTTGGGGCGCCACAACGTATTAAATGCTCTGGCGGCAATTGCTGCTGGCGTGCAAAGCGGAATCCCGCTCGGTGAATGTGCGGCAGCGATTGCAGAGCTTCATCCTGCCGACAAGCGCGGCGAGATACTGTCATGGCACGGCGCGACCTTGATTAATGACTCCTATAACTCCAATCCGCGCGCTCTCGACGCGATGGTTGATGCACTGATGGCGATGCCGGCAGAGCGCCACATCGTGATCGCAGGAGAGATGCTGGAGCTGGGCTCCGAGTCGGAGTCACTTCATCGGGCGTGCGGAACGCGGATGGCCGAACGCGGCGTCTCAAAGGTCCTGGGAATTCGAGGGGCCGCTGCTGCGCTGGTCGGGGGTACTGTTGAGGCTGGTGGAGATGCCACTTTCCTTGCGACTCCGGAAGAGGCTGGCACGTGGATGCGCTCGAACCTGCGCGCCGGAGATGCCGTTCTGCTCAAAGCCTCTCGTGGAGTGCGTCTGGAGAAGGCGCTTGCCGAACTTGGAGATTGA
- the mraY gene encoding phospho-N-acetylmuramoyl-pentapeptide-transferase, which translates to MLYWLLYQKLFPYFRLFRIFRYLTFRTVFASLTALLIGLLIGPYVIERLREFQIGQYIREEGPQSHQKKSGTPTMGGVLICISILVPTLLWSDLSNPFVWLVMLSTLAFGAIGFADDYIKVVHRRNLGLTARAKLGLQLLASAGVAVALLQLQAHGSYSTRLLFPFLKHFRPDLVWESLGHIPHLHWLAFIPFVLFVMIVIAGSSNAVNLTDGLDGLAIGCTIIAAAALTVLTYVSGHVVFADYLELQRMPLVSELTIFCGAMVGASIGFLWYNAHPAEIFMGDVGSLALGGAIGTVAVAIKQELLLPFIGGVFILEALSVMLQVGSYKLRNGKRIFKMAPLHHHFELLGWSESKVIARFWILALIFALLALTTLKLR; encoded by the coding sequence TTGCTCTATTGGCTGCTGTATCAGAAGCTCTTTCCATACTTTCGCCTGTTTCGCATCTTTCGTTATCTGACGTTTCGCACGGTCTTTGCCAGTCTGACGGCGCTCCTGATTGGCCTGCTGATTGGGCCGTACGTCATTGAGCGACTGCGCGAGTTCCAGATCGGCCAATATATCCGCGAAGAAGGGCCGCAGTCCCATCAGAAGAAGAGCGGCACGCCGACCATGGGCGGCGTGCTCATCTGCATCTCGATCCTTGTGCCCACGTTGCTCTGGTCTGATCTGTCGAATCCTTTCGTATGGCTGGTGATGCTCTCGACGCTTGCCTTTGGCGCCATTGGGTTTGCGGACGATTACATCAAAGTGGTGCACCGCAGGAACCTGGGTCTTACCGCTCGCGCAAAGCTCGGTCTACAGCTTCTGGCCAGCGCTGGGGTCGCGGTTGCTCTGTTGCAGCTCCAGGCTCACGGCAGCTACTCCACTCGCCTGCTGTTTCCTTTTCTCAAGCACTTCCGGCCCGATCTCGTATGGGAGTCACTCGGCCATATTCCGCATCTTCACTGGCTGGCGTTTATCCCGTTCGTCCTCTTCGTGATGATCGTGATCGCAGGCTCCAGCAATGCTGTGAACCTTACCGATGGACTCGATGGGTTGGCGATAGGCTGTACGATCATCGCAGCCGCCGCTTTAACGGTGCTCACCTATGTCAGCGGCCATGTTGTCTTCGCCGATTACCTCGAGCTACAGCGCATGCCTCTTGTCAGCGAACTGACCATCTTCTGCGGGGCCATGGTCGGAGCGAGTATAGGCTTCCTTTGGTACAACGCACATCCGGCGGAGATCTTCATGGGCGACGTTGGATCGCTCGCTCTGGGAGGTGCGATTGGCACAGTTGCTGTCGCGATTAAGCAGGAGCTGCTGCTGCCGTTCATCGGCGGAGTATTCATTCTCGAAGCTCTCAGCGTGATGCTTCAGGTTGGAAGCTATAAGCTGCGCAATGGAAAGCGCATCTTCAAGATGGCTCCGCTGCATCATCACTTCGAGCTTCTTGGATGGTCCGAATCGAAGGTGATCGCGCGGTTCTGGATTCTAGCGCTGATCTTTGCTTTGCTGGCGCTTACTACGTTGAAGCTGCGTTAA